A genome region from Carassius gibelio isolate Cgi1373 ecotype wild population from Czech Republic chromosome A23, carGib1.2-hapl.c, whole genome shotgun sequence includes the following:
- the slc10a7 gene encoding sodium/bile acid cotransporter 7, with the protein MGLIARARKEWFIIGIVLVITCAKLAPSVGVKGGPLRPEITITYIAVSVIFFNSGLSLKTEELASALMHVKLHFFVQTFTLVFFPIAVWLLLKVLVLTAINEWLLRGLQTVACMPPPVSSAVILTKAVGGNEAAAIFNSAFGSFLGIVFTPLLLLVFLGSSSSVPFTSIFSQLFMTVVVPLIVGQVCRRFLREFLDRRKPPFGTVSSVVLLMIIYTTFCDTFSNTNIELDHLSLLIVVFIIFSIQLSFMALIFFLSTRKSSGFTAADSVAIMFCATHKSLTLGIPMLKIVFEGYEHLSLISVPLLIYHPAQILLGSILLPSIKTWMSGRQKTLTPV; encoded by the exons ATGGGTCTGATCGCTCGCGCCCGTAAAGAATGGTTTATCATCGGTATAGTGCTCGTCATCACGTGCGCCAAGCTCGCGCCGTCCGTGGGAGTGAAAGGAG GTCCTCTTCGGCCGGAGATCACCATCACCTATATTGCAGTATCTGTTATTTTCTTTAACAGTGGCTTGTCTTTGAAAACAGAG GAACTTGCAAGTGCATTAATGCATGTAAAGTTGCATTTCTTCGTCCAGACATTCACGCTAGTATTTTTTCCCATCGCTGTTTGGCTCCTTCTCAAAGTTCTGGTCCTAACGGCGATCAACGAATGGCTTCTCAGAGG gttGCAGACGGTTGCTTGTATGCCTCCTCCTGTTTCCTCTGCTGTCATCCTAACTAAAGCTGTAGGAGGAAATGAG gctGCAGCCATTTTCAATTCTGCATTTGGGAGCTTTCTG GGGATTGTGTTCACTCCTCTTCTGCTGCTGGTGTTT cTGGGCTCCTCTTCTTCTGTCCCGTTTACATCCATTTTCTCGCAGCTGTTCATGACGGTGGTCGTCCCGCTCATAGTTGGACAG GTGTGCAGGAGGTTCCTGAGGGAGTTTCTGGACCGCCGAAAGCCTCCGTTCGGGACGGTGAGCAGCGTCGTTCTGCTCATGATCATCTACACCACCTTCTGCGACACCTTCTCTAACACCAACATAGAGCTGGACCATCTGAGTCTGCTCATCGTCGTCTTCATCA tATTTTCCATTCAGTTGAGCTTCATGGCCCTGATATTTTTCTTGTCTACAAG GAAATCCTCTGGTTTCACTGCGGCCGATTCGGTAGCCATCATGTTTTGTGCTACTCATAAATCCCTCACTTTAG gtatTCCCATGCTGAAGATCGTGTTTGAAGGTTACGAGCATCTGTCTCTGATATCAGTGCCTCTGTTGATCTATCATCCCGCTCAGATCCTGCTGGGAAGCATCTTACTGCCCTCCATTAAAACATGGATGAGCGGCAGACAGAAG ACTCTAACACCTGTATGA